A window of the Streptomyces sp. Ag109_O5-10 genome harbors these coding sequences:
- a CDS encoding DUF4031 domain-containing protein: protein MTVYIDPPNWPGHGRMWSHLVSDVSYAELHAFAEDMGVLRRAFERDHYDIPSHRYRDAVRAGAVEVSSREVVRLLHGAGLRRRKSDVPRG from the coding sequence ATGACGGTGTACATCGATCCGCCGAACTGGCCGGGCCACGGCCGGATGTGGTCCCACCTGGTCAGCGACGTCTCGTACGCCGAACTGCACGCCTTCGCCGAGGACATGGGCGTACTGCGGCGCGCCTTCGAGCGCGACCACTACGACATCCCCTCGCACCGCTACCGGGACGCGGTCCGGGCCGGTGCCGTGGAGGTCAGCAGCCGCGAGGTGGTGCGGCTGCTGCACGGGGCTGGGCTGCGCCGCCGCAAGAGCGACGTGCCCCGCGGGTAA
- a CDS encoding GNAT family N-acetyltransferase: MRVMGGDQVEEAVAGCVTALRPAVTRDWTEVTAGRLDWNCHQTAVHVADDLVAYAANLAGRAQDAYVPFELRLDDGTDNSGLLHVIETTGALLAATVRTTPRQVRAFHPYPFRSADRAGFAAMGVAEVLLHTHDMALGLGLPYRPSEELAESVLAWLFPHVQPGPAAWPTLLWATGRGELPGRAPVTDWRWHNNLVIPAERLDLVGVRPAEARDLRIGGDGGFEWVDGGPYEGTRDAAGFLLKAYEGGVHRPEFGVFALVRRADGRAVGGMGFHSAPDEEGRVEIGYDLAEAARGHGYATEALRALAGWALARDDVRTLFATVETANTASQAVVTRAGFGKVSEGEAGLAFALRAE; encoded by the coding sequence ATGCGTGTCATGGGCGGGGACCAGGTGGAAGAGGCCGTCGCGGGCTGTGTGACCGCGTTGCGGCCCGCGGTGACGAGGGACTGGACGGAGGTGACGGCCGGCAGGCTGGACTGGAACTGCCACCAGACGGCGGTCCATGTCGCCGACGACCTCGTCGCGTACGCCGCGAACCTGGCCGGGCGCGCCCAGGACGCGTACGTGCCCTTCGAGCTCAGGCTTGACGACGGGACCGACAACTCCGGTCTGCTGCACGTGATCGAGACGACCGGCGCCCTGCTCGCCGCCACCGTCCGCACCACCCCCCGCCAGGTCCGCGCCTTCCACCCGTACCCCTTCCGCAGCGCGGACCGCGCGGGCTTCGCCGCGATGGGCGTCGCCGAAGTCCTGCTCCACACCCACGACATGGCGCTGGGCCTCGGGCTCCCCTACCGGCCCTCCGAAGAACTCGCCGAGTCCGTCCTGGCCTGGCTGTTCCCGCACGTCCAGCCCGGCCCCGCCGCCTGGCCGACCCTCCTGTGGGCCACCGGCCGCGGTGAGCTGCCCGGCCGCGCCCCGGTCACCGACTGGCGCTGGCACAACAACCTGGTCATCCCCGCCGAGCGCCTCGACCTCGTCGGCGTCCGCCCCGCCGAAGCCCGTGACCTGCGCATCGGCGGCGACGGCGGCTTCGAGTGGGTCGACGGCGGCCCCTACGAGGGCACCCGGGACGCCGCCGGCTTCCTCCTCAAGGCGTACGAAGGCGGCGTCCACCGGCCGGAGTTCGGCGTCTTCGCCCTGGTCCGCCGGGCGGACGGCCGTGCGGTCGGCGGCATGGGCTTCCACTCCGCCCCGGACGAGGAGGGCCGGGTGGAGATCGGCTACGACCTGGCCGAGGCCGCCCGCGGCCACGGCTACGCGACGGAAGCGCTGCGCGCCCTGGCCGGCTGGGCCCTGGCCCGCGACGACGTACGGACGCTGTTCGCCACCGTCGAGACCGCCAACACCGCCTCCCAGGCGGTCGTCACCCGCGCCGGGTTCGGCAAGGTGAGCGAGGGCGAGGCGGGACTGGCCTTCGCACTGCGGGCGGAGTGA